Proteins from a single region of Mumia flava:
- a CDS encoding SAM-dependent methyltransferase, protein MTGVAPRLADALEPVLGGPLPVRLTAWDGSSAGPADAPHVRLLDRAALRRLIWRPGELGAAQAYVRGEIDVDGRLDDALRHAWSVVGERGLSARRPPVRHLARAATVAIREGAFGPPPPAPPSQVRVRGRLHSRTRDRDVIRQHYDLTTDFYALILDDRMTYSSAYVTHGDLGGEESAAYSLADAQRDKLDLVCRKVGLDRGGRRLLDVGCGWGALSLYAAQTYGARVTGVTISAEQHAYVTERARRLGLEDRVEIRLQDYRDVDDGPYDAVASLEMGEHAGDAGYPAYVETLRRNVAEDGRVLVQQMSRPRGKHPGGGPFIESFIAPDMTMRPLADTVALIEAGGLDVVDTEEMGLHYAWTVRAWQRRFEANRDAIRRLVGDEVVRVWELYLAGGLLTFEQGRMGVDQIVARRRGARSQPGTSS, encoded by the coding sequence ATGACCGGAGTCGCACCGCGGCTGGCCGACGCGCTGGAGCCCGTGCTGGGCGGACCGCTCCCCGTGCGCCTGACGGCCTGGGACGGCAGCAGCGCCGGCCCGGCGGACGCCCCGCACGTCCGTCTGCTGGACCGCGCCGCGCTGCGCCGGCTGATCTGGCGGCCGGGCGAGCTCGGTGCGGCCCAGGCGTACGTCCGCGGCGAGATCGACGTCGACGGCCGCCTGGACGACGCCCTGCGTCACGCGTGGTCCGTCGTCGGCGAGCGCGGCCTGAGCGCGCGCCGACCCCCCGTACGCCACCTGGCGCGCGCGGCGACGGTGGCGATCCGCGAGGGCGCCTTCGGGCCGCCGCCGCCCGCGCCGCCCAGCCAGGTCCGGGTCCGCGGTCGCCTCCACTCGAGGACTCGCGACCGCGACGTGATCCGGCAGCACTACGACCTGACCACGGACTTCTACGCCCTGATCCTCGACGATCGGATGACCTACTCGAGCGCGTACGTGACCCACGGCGACCTCGGCGGCGAGGAGAGCGCGGCGTACTCGCTCGCCGACGCCCAGCGCGACAAGCTCGACCTCGTGTGCCGCAAGGTCGGCCTCGACCGAGGAGGACGCAGGCTGCTCGACGTCGGCTGCGGGTGGGGCGCGCTCAGCCTGTACGCCGCGCAGACCTACGGTGCCCGCGTGACCGGCGTGACGATCTCCGCGGAGCAGCACGCCTACGTCACCGAGCGGGCCCGCCGGCTCGGCCTCGAGGACCGGGTCGAGATCCGGCTTCAGGACTACCGTGACGTCGACGACGGCCCGTACGACGCGGTGGCGTCGCTGGAGATGGGTGAGCACGCGGGCGACGCCGGCTATCCCGCCTACGTCGAGACGCTGCGCCGCAACGTCGCCGAGGACGGCCGTGTCCTGGTCCAGCAGATGAGCCGCCCGCGCGGCAAGCACCCGGGCGGGGGCCCGTTCATCGAGTCGTTCATCGCGCCCGACATGACGATGCGCCCGCTCGCGGACACCGTCGCCCTGATCGAGGCGGGCGGGCTGGACGTCGTCGACACCGAGGAGATGGGGCTGCACTACGCCTGGACGGTCCGCGCCTGGCAGCGGCGATTCGAGGCGAACCGGGACGCGATCCGCCGGCTGGTCGGGGACGAGGTCGTCCGGGTGTGGGAGCTGTACCTCGCCGGCGGCCTGCTGACCTTCGAGCAGGGTCGGATGGGGGTCGACCAGATCGTCGCCCGGCGCCGCGGTGCCCGGAGCCAGCCCGGCACCTCGTCCTGA